A window of Leptospira hartskeerlii contains these coding sequences:
- the thiM gene encoding hydroxyethylthiazole kinase: MSASDIPQKTWPSPEIVSDLAEVRKHAPLTHVLTNIVVTNWTANVLLAAGASPAMVIAEEEVSEFAAIASGMLINVGTITSFDAKSMKSAAIAAQKARTPWVLDPVAVGALKFRTEVAKELLQYKPTIIRGNASEILALAGAVGGGKGVDSTASSFDALPLAQELATRSEAVVAVSGEVDYITDGKETIAVPGGHIFMTKVTGVGCSLGALIASFLGVQKDPLRAAVSASAVFAIAGSRAAEKSSGTGSFAVTFLDELTNLGI; this comes from the coding sequence ATGTCAGCCTCAGATATTCCCCAAAAGACTTGGCCTTCTCCTGAGATCGTTTCCGATCTTGCGGAAGTTCGTAAACATGCACCTCTAACTCATGTGCTCACAAATATCGTAGTCACAAACTGGACCGCAAATGTGCTTCTGGCAGCCGGAGCCTCTCCTGCTATGGTTATTGCGGAAGAAGAAGTTTCCGAATTTGCTGCGATCGCGAGTGGAATGCTGATTAACGTTGGGACCATCACTAGCTTTGATGCCAAATCAATGAAGTCAGCAGCAATCGCGGCCCAAAAAGCGAGGACTCCTTGGGTTTTAGATCCAGTCGCAGTAGGTGCTCTTAAATTTAGAACCGAAGTCGCAAAAGAACTTTTACAATATAAGCCTACTATCATTCGAGGAAACGCTTCCGAAATATTGGCACTTGCAGGTGCAGTAGGCGGAGGAAAAGGTGTGGATTCGACTGCTTCTTCTTTCGACGCGTTACCTCTTGCTCAGGAGCTTGCGACAAGAAGTGAGGCTGTAGTTGCAGTTAGCGGAGAAGTAGATTATATCACCGACGGTAAAGAGACTATCGCCGTTCCAGGCGGTCATATTTTTATGACCAAAGTTACAGGTGTAGGATGTTCTTTAGGAGCTTTGATTGCGTCCTTCTTAGGCGTTCAAAAAGATCCATTACGTGCTGCAGTATCTGCATCCGCTGTTTTTGCAATTGCAGGTTCGAGAGCCGCGGAAAAGTCCTCAGGCACAGGAAGTTTCGCAGTAACATTTTTAGACGAGCTGACTAATCTCGGGATCTAA